The DNA window GGGTATGGTGTTCCAGGGCTATACCCTTTTCCCCTGGCTTACGGTGGAGAAGAACATTGAGTTCGGCCTTAAAATAAAAAAAATGCCCGTGGCGGAGCGGAAAAAAATTGTGGACAAGTACCTGGAGGAAGTGGGGTTGACCAATTTCCGCCGCAGCTACCCTAAGGAACTTTCCGGCGGTATGAAGCAGCGGGTCGCCATCGCCCGGGCTTTAGCCAACAGTCCCGAGGTACTTCTCATGGATGAACCCTTCGGCGCCCTGGACCAGCAGACTAAATCGTCCATGCAGCTTTTGATGCGGCAGATCTGGCAGATAGAACGGGCCACGGTTATCTTTGTTACCCACGATATTGAAGAGGCGGTCTTCCTTTCCCAGCGTATCTATGTAATGGAGTCCAACCCCGGCCGTATTAAGGCGGAGATCCCCATTTATCTGCCCTACGAACGGACCCTGGATCTTAAGGATGACCCGGAATTCATAAAGATCCGTAAGGAAATCAGCTCCCTGATACAGCACGAATAAGTGCCAGGAAAAATAGTAACGCGAGATCTTGTAACAGACGGGGCGGATTTGTAAAATAATAGGTCATGGGTGATTCTTTGTATTCCTTTGTGATTGTTGATGATGAGCCCGAGATACGGGAAGGTATACGGGATACCATACCCTGGGAGGAGCTGGGTTTTTCCTTTGCCGGGGCCTGCGCAAATGGTTTTGAGGCCCTGGAA is part of the Treponema primitia ZAS-1 genome and encodes:
- a CDS encoding ABC transporter ATP-binding protein encodes the protein MDQNDNRDDYTLSGRVASSKIYARGIEKKYESKHKVTLALSGIDIEILTNEFVSIVGPSGCGKSTLLRILGGLIEKTGGKIVLNDREMEGPGADRGMVFQGYTLFPWLTVEKNIEFGLKIKKMPVAERKKIVDKYLEEVGLTNFRRSYPKELSGGMKQRVAIARALANSPEVLLMDEPFGALDQQTKSSMQLLMRQIWQIERATVIFVTHDIEEAVFLSQRIYVMESNPGRIKAEIPIYLPYERTLDLKDDPEFIKIRKEISSLIQHE